Genomic segment of Hyalangium ruber:
TGGGCATGGCGGAGGCCGTCCCGCTCGCGGGCCTGGAGGGCACCGCCGCCCTGTGGCGCCTGGGCATGGGCAAGGGCGAGGTGTACGTCGCCGCGGGGCCGGACCTCGCGGAGAATCGCCGGCTGGAACTGCTCGACAACCTGCGCTTCTGGGAGGCCCTCGCCGCCCGAGGCCCCCTGCTCTTCGATGAGTTCCACCACGCGGCGGCCCCACCTCCACCCATGTCACGCGGCATCTGGGTGTTCGCGCTCCAGTGTCTCGCCGTGGGGCTGCTCTATGTGGTGGCGCGCGGCACCCGCTTCGGCGCGCCCAGGCCCCAACTGCCGGAGCGACACCGCTCAGCGCTCGAGTACGTGCAGTCGATGGGCTGGCTCGCGCGCCGGGCCAAGGTGGAGCGCGAGCTGCTGCCGGAGATGGCCCGTCACCTGCGCCAGCTCATGCAGGACAGGCTCGGAATCCCCCTCGCCCTCTCCGAAGAGGAGGCCGCGCGCATGCTGGAGCAGCGCTGCGGCATCCCCTTCTCGCACTACTTGGAGGCACGCGCCGAGCTGGCGCGGGCGCTGGACCAGCGCTCGCTCTCCCCCAGGGACTACGCCCGGGTCGCCACCCGGTATGCGCGGCTCGAGTCCGTCATCACCGGCCGCGCCGCCGCGGACGCCGTCTGAGCCGGCGCCCTCGGACCCGCGCTACAGCCCTCGACCCGCCTTGAGCATGGCTTCGCCCACGTGGGTGCGGATCTCCTCGACGCGCGCGTCCCAGCTCTCGTGGAAGATGCGCTCGGCGCGCTCACGGCTCGGGCCCGCCCCTTCCGCGAGGCACTCGTCCACCTTGCGCACGAAGTCCTCGGTCGAGGTGGCCACCTTGCACAGCCCCACCTTGCGCACCTCGGGGATGTCCGTGGACACCACCGGCAGGCCCGCGGCCAGGTACTCGCGCACCTTCAGCGGGTTGGCGTTCAGCGTCAGCTCGTTCACCGTGAAGGGCATCAGCGCCACATCGAACGCGCGGCTGTAGCCCGGCAGGCTCGTGTACGGCTTGCGCCCCAGGAAGTGGATGTTCGGCACCGCCTTCATCGCCGTCACATCGCAGTCCGGCGCCACCTTGCCGATGATGACGACCGAGCCCTCCGGGTGCGCCTTGGCCGTGGCGATGATTGCCTCCTGGTCCACCCAGTCCGCCATCAGCCCGAAGAAGCCGATGATGGGCTTGGGCAGGTTCGCGATGTCCTCGGGAATCGCCGTGGCCGGATCACACGCCTTCACGAAGTGCTGGAAATCCACGCCGTGCCGCACCAGCACCGTGCGCGGGTTCACCTTCGCCTTGTTCTCGCGCAGGCGCTCGGCGGAGGTGATGACCACGTCCGCCTTGCGCAGCAGCCGATCCTCCAGCTCCGCGATGTGGCGCCCGTTGGTGTCGCTGAACGCCGAGAACTCGTCCACGCAGTGGTAGACGACGAACTCCTCGCCCAGCGTGCCCGACACGGGCGCCGAGGCGGGCAGGAAGGACCAGGAGATGGGCCGCTTGAAGTGCAGCTTCTTCATCGCCCGGCGCACCTGCAGCCGCAGCAGCTCCCGGTTGGCGGCACGCACCGCCTCCGAGCCGTAGAACGGGATGGCCAGCGGAGCCAGCACGAAGAGGTTCGGCTCCACCTCACGAATGCCTTCGGTGAAGGTGGACAGCTTCTTCCAGATGCGCTGCAGATCGTGCGTGTTCGCCTTGGGCGCCCGGTTGCCGATGCTGTTGACCCACAGCACACGGTTGTCCCGAGAGAGGATCCGCATGATGTGGACCTTCGACAGCGGATCGCCGTCCCAGTCGTTGGAGAAGACCACCAGGTCCCTGCCGCGCAGAGCCCGGCGAGTCAGATCCATGTCTTCACTGCGCCGCATGTCTCGTCTCCTGTATCGAAATCCACTGAGAAGAAGCGCTGCCGAGCTGCCGCGTGGCCGCCAGTTCCGAGTACAGCCGGAGCATCACCGGCCCCGC
This window contains:
- a CDS encoding DUF4350 domain-containing protein, whose protein sequence is MKNLRAFLFFGVLIAVAAALGLAAGQTPPESTVPSVENPGALGLRALYLYLQEGGATVDAHRDSLENLPPSARTVVIAAPQARPVSSAEVEALERFIQGGGTLVFLTSREKDKGQPALEQWLELKQDSLLGTNAKGLPEGEQDIGGTTVELWLPAGAARGLSRFRVSRDRGITLGMAEAVPLAGLEGTAALWRLGMGKGEVYVAAGPDLAENRRLELLDNLRFWEALAARGPLLFDEFHHAAAPPPPMSRGIWVFALQCLAVGLLYVVARGTRFGAPRPQLPERHRSALEYVQSMGWLARRAKVERELLPEMARHLRQLMQDRLGIPLALSEEEAARMLEQRCGIPFSHYLEARAELARALDQRSLSPRDYARVATRYARLESVITGRAAADAV
- the exoP gene encoding spore coat polysaccharide biosynthesis glycosyltransferase ExoP; the protein is MRRSEDMDLTRRALRGRDLVVFSNDWDGDPLSKVHIMRILSRDNRVLWVNSIGNRAPKANTHDLQRIWKKLSTFTEGIREVEPNLFVLAPLAIPFYGSEAVRAANRELLRLQVRRAMKKLHFKRPISWSFLPASAPVSGTLGEEFVVYHCVDEFSAFSDTNGRHIAELEDRLLRKADVVITSAERLRENKAKVNPRTVLVRHGVDFQHFVKACDPATAIPEDIANLPKPIIGFFGLMADWVDQEAIIATAKAHPEGSVVIIGKVAPDCDVTAMKAVPNIHFLGRKPYTSLPGYSRAFDVALMPFTVNELTLNANPLKVREYLAAGLPVVSTDIPEVRKVGLCKVATSTEDFVRKVDECLAEGAGPSRERAERIFHESWDARVEEIRTHVGEAMLKAGRGL